From Curtobacterium sp. MCBA15_012:
GGGCCGCCGACCGCGACGTCGGTGCCGTGCTCCCAGTCGCACAGGAACGCGACGTCGGGCAGCACCGCGACGAGGGGGCCGACGTGCGCCTCCACCAGGGCCGCGGCGGCGAGGGTGATCCCGCCACCCTGGCTGCCGCCGGTGAGCGCGACCCGGTCGGCGTCGACGCCGGGGAGCGTGCGGACCGCCTCGACGAGCCGTACCGCGTCGGTGAAGACCCGGCGGTAGTAGTGGTTCGCCGGGGCGTCGACCCCGCTCGCCATCCACCCGCCGACGTGCGGCACGGAGCCGTGCGGGTCGGGGGTGTCGCCGCCGGAGCCCCAGCCGCTGCCCTGCCCGCGCGTGTCCATCACGACGTGCACGAAGCCCGCGAGCGCCCAGGACACCCGTTCGCCGGGCAGGCCGCGGCCGCCGCCGTACCCGAGGAACTCGACCACGACGGGCAGGTCCTGGTCGGCGGTGCCCGCGGGCCGCGAGACCCACGCGCGGACGGGGTCGCCGCCGAAGCCCGGGAACGTCAGGTCCTGCACGTCGAGGGCGGTCACCGGCGTCGCGGCCGGGGTCGTCACGGGCGCGGTGCCGGCTCCTGCTGCCCGGGCCTCGGCGATCGTGTCCGCCCAGAAGGCGTCGAAGTCGGCCGGACGCCGCACCGAGGGGCGGTGGGTGCGGAGCTGGTCGAGGGGCAGGTCGGTGCGCGGCACGGGGTTCCTCCGGGGGATCGGGTGGGACCGGCACGGATCTGGCGTACCGGCACGGATCGGGCGTACCCGGTCGATCCGTCCGACCGGGTACGCCCGATTCCATCAGGTGCGCGCGGGGCGCGCGGGGCGCGCGGGGCGCGCCGGGCGCGCGTCAGCGCAGCGCGTGGGTGCGGTACTGCTCGAGGACCTCGAGGCGCGGGTCTGCGGGGACGAGCGTCGCCGAGACCTCCCAGGACGGCAGGGCACCCGTGAGCACCCAGGCGGCCTGCCGGGCGGCACCGGCGGCGACGTACTCGCCCGGTTCCGGGACCGACACGTCGCGTCCGAACACCTGCGCGGCGACGGCCCGGACGGCCTCGTTCCGCGCGGCCCCGCCGATGAGCAGCAGGCGTGACACCGTGACACCGGTGTCCTCGACCGCCGCCAGGCCGTCCGCGAGCGCGCACAGCATGCCCTCGACGGCGGCACGGGCGAGGTGCGCCCGGTCTGTGGTCGCCGGGGTCATCCCGAGCAGCGAGGCGGTCGCGTCCGGACGGTTCGGCGTGCGCTCGCCGACGAAGTACGGCACGAGCACGAGGCCGTCCGCACCCGCCGGCGCCTGCAGCGCCAGCTCGCCGAGCTCGCCGTGGTCGACGCCGAGCAGGCCGCCCACCACCTCGAGCACGCGGGCCGCGTTGAGCGTCGTGACGATCGGGAGGCGCGACCCGGTCCCGTCGGCGAAGCCCGCCACGGTCCCGCTCGGGTCCGTCACCTCGGTGTCGGTGACCCCGAAGACGGTGCCGCTCGTGCCGAGGGACACCGCGACGTCACCCGGGCCCAGTCCGAGGCCGAGCGCTGCCCCGGCGTTGTCGCCGAGTCCCGGGCCGACGAGGAGTCCGGCACGGGCGACGGCGCCGCCCGGCAGCGTGACGTCGGACGCCAGCGCGCCCATCGCCTCGTCGGGCGCGACGACCCGCGGCACCACGACCGCGTCGGCCGCGCTGCCCGCGCTGCCCGCGCTGACCGAGCCGGACGCGACCCGCAGGCCACGGCCGAGCGCGGCCTCGAACAGCTCGCCGTCGTACTCCCGCCGCACCGGGTCCCAGTAGCCGGTGCCGCTGGCGTCCGAACCGTCGGTCGCGAGGGCGTCGAGGTCCGGGCCGAGCGGGCTCTCGTCCGCCGGGCCGTACCCGCGCAGCCGCCACGACAGCCAGTCGTGGGGGAGCACGACGGCCGCGACGCGGCCGGCGTGCTCCGGTTCGGCGTCGCGGAGCCAGCGCAGCTTCGTGCCGGTGAACGAGGCCACCGGGACCAGACCCGTGCGGGCGACCCATGCCTCCCGGCCGAGCTCCTCGACCATCTGCGCGGCCGCGTCGGCGCTGCGGACGTCGTTCCAGAGCAGCGCGTCGCGGACGACGTGCCCCTCCGCGTCCAGCGCGACCATGCCGTGCTGCTGCCCGGCGACCGCGACCGCCGCGACGTCGTCGAAGCCGCCGGCGTCCGCGATCGCGGCGCCGAGCGCGTCCCACCAGTGGCGGGGGTCGACGGACGTGCCGTCCGGGTGGGACGCGCGCCCCTCCCGGACGACCGCGCCGGTCGCCGCGTCACGGATCGTGACCTTGCAGGACTGGGTCGACGAGTCGACCCCTGCGACCAGCTGCTGGCTCAACCCTTCGGCGGCAGGCCGCCTCAGCGCGCGGAATGCAGCCGGTGGCGCGTCTGCACTCAATTCCGCGCGCCCATGAGGTGCTCCATGGCGAGCTGCTGCAGGCGCACGAAGCCGAAGCCCTTGCCGCCGAAGTACGCGTCGGCGTCGAACTCCTCGTAGGCGGAGCGGTCGGCCAGGAAGTCGTCGTACGACTCGCCGCTGTTCAGCGTCGGGGTGCTCAGTTCGTCGACCTTCGCGGCAGACAGGGCTGCCTGCACCTCGGGGTCGGCGCGGAACGCCTGCGCGCGCTCCTTGAGGAGCAGGTACATGCGCATGTTCGCCTTCGCCGAGTCCCACACGCCCGTGATGTCCTCGGTGCGCGAGGGCTTGTAGTCGAAGTGGCGCGGGCCGTCGTACGCCGGGCCGCCCTGGGGGGAGCCGTGCTCGAGCAGGTCGACGAGCGAGAACGCGTTCTGCAGGTCGCCGTGGCCGAACACCAGGTCCTGGTCGTACTTGATGCCGCGCTGGCCGTTGAGGTCGATGTGGAAGAGCTTGCCCTGGTACAGCGCCTGGGCGATGCCGGCGGTGAAGTTCAGGCCCGCCATCTGCTCGTGGCCGACCTCGGGGTTGATGCCGAACAGCTCCGGACGCTCGAGCGTCTCGGTGAACGCGATCGCGTGGCCGAGGGTCGGCAGGAGGATGTCGCCGCGGGGCTCGTTCGGCTTCGGCTCGATGGCGAAGCGGATGTCGTAGCCCTTGTCGGTGACGTACTGGGCGAGCAGGTTGACGGCCTCGCGGTATCGCTCGAGTGCGGCCTGCACGTCCTTGGCGGAGTCGTACTCCGAGCCCTCGCGGCCGCCCCACATGACGAAGGTCTTCGCGCCGAGCTCGGCGGCGAGGTCGAGGTTGCGGAGCACCTTGCGGAGCGCGAACCGGCGGACCTGACGGTCGTTCGAGGTGAAGCCGCCGTCCTTGAAGACCGGCGCCGAGAACAGGTTGGTGGTGACCATCGGGACGATGACCCCGGTCGCGTCGAGCGCGCCCTTGAGGCGGTCGATCTGCGTCTGGCGCTCGGCGTCGGTCGAGCCGAACGCGAACAGGTCGTCGTCGTGGAAGGTCAGGCCGTAGGCACCGAGCTCGTCGAGCTTCTCGACCGCCTCGACCACGTCCAGCGCGGGACGGGTGGGGCCGCCGAACGGGTCGGAGCCGTTGTAGCCGATGGTCCAGAGACCGAAGGAGAACTTGTCGTCACGGGTGGGCGTCGTTGCCATGGTGGATCACCGTTCGTCGTCGAAACAAAATGTTGCCGCGCCCAACATAAGCGGTAGTGTTGACTCTGGCAAGCACCGGATCGCAAAGGAGCGAGTGGATGGCACAGGACGGACACGGACCGGGTCGACTGCGGGTCGCCATGGTCGGACACGGCTTCATGGGGGCGGCGCACTCCCAGGCCTGGCGGACCGCACCGAGGTTCTTCGACCTCGGGGTCGAACCCGAGATGGCCGTGGTCGTCGGCCGCGACGCCGAGCGTGCGGAGGCCGCCCGCGCGAAGTACGGATGGCAGACCGCCTCGACCGACTGGCGGCAGGTGGTCGCCGACCCGGAGATCGACGTCGTCGACGTCGTGTCGCCGGGCTCGTCCCACGTCGAGGTCGCGATCGCCGCGCTCGAGGCCGGCAAGCACGTGCTCTGCGAGAAGCCCCTCGCCAACACCGTCGAGGAGGCCGAGGCGATGACCGCCGCGGCCACGGCCGCTGCCGCGCGCGGCGTCCGCGCGATGGTCGGGTTCAGCTACCGTCGCGTGCCCGCGATCGCGCTGGCACGCCAGCTGGTGCAGGACGGGAGGCTCGGCACCGTCCGCCAGGTCCGCGCGCTCTACCTGCAGGACTGGCTGGCCGACGCCGAGGGCCCGATGACGTGGCGCCTCGACAAGGCGCTCGCCGGTTCCGGCTCGCTCGGCGACATCGGCGCGCACGCGATCGACCTCGTCGAGCACGTCACGGGCGCACAGCTGTCGACCGTGTCCGGCACGCTCGAGACCTTCGTGCACGAGCGCCCGCTCATGGCCGAGGGCGTCGGACTGTCCGGCACCGCGTCGAGCGAGCGCGGGCAGGTCACGGTCGACGACGCCGCGTTCTTCCTCGGTCGGCTCGTCGGCGGCGCTGCCGACGGTGCGATCGGCTCGTTCGAGGCCACGCGCTACGCGACCGGTCGGAAGAACGGCCTGACGCTCGAGGTCAGCGGCTCCGAGGGCGCGATCCAGTTCGACCTCGAGTCGATGAACGAACTGCGCCTGTACGAGTCGTCGGCGCCCGCGGGGGAGCAGGGCTTCCGCCGCATCCTCGTCACCGAGCCGGAGCACGAGTACATGGCCGCGTGGTGGCCGACCGGGCACCTCATCGGCTACGAGCACACCTTCAGCCACCAGGTCGCGGACTTCGTGCGCGCGATCGTCGCCGGCACCGACCCCTCGCCCTCGTTCGCGGACGGACTGCACGTGCAGCGCGTCCTCGACGCGGTCGAGCGCAGCGCCGCCGACGGCAGCAGCTGGACGGCCATCCGATGAGCGCCACCGAGACGCAGCAGCGCCGGGCCCTGGTCGTCCGGGGCGGCTGGGACGGGCACATGCCGGTCGAGACCACCGACCTGTTCGTGCCGTTCCTGCGCGACCACGGGTTCGACGTCCGGGTGTCGGACTCGACCGCGGTGTACGCCGACGAGTCGGTCATGGCGGACGTCGACCTGATCGTCCAGGTCGTCACGATGTCGACCATCGCCGACGACGAGTTCGCGGGGCTGCAGCGGGCGGTGCTCGGCGGTGCCGGGCTCGCCGGGTGGCACGGCGGGATCGCGGACGCCTTCCGCAACACCGCCGACTACCTGCACATGGTCGGCGGGCAGTTCGCGCACCACGCGGGCAAGCACCCGTCCGAGCGCACCGGCGAGCAGTCCGACAACTACATCCCGTACACGGTGCACATCACCGAGGCCGGGCACGAGCACCCGATCACGCAGGGCATCGAGGACTTCGACCTCGTGACCGAGCAGTACTGGGTGCTCTCCGACGAGTACAACGACGTGCTGGCGACCACCACGCAGGAGGCCCGGGACTTCGACGCCTGGAACCGCCCGGTGACCGCGCCGGCGATCTGGACCCGGCAGTGGGGGCAGGGACGTGTGTTCGTCTCGGCACCCGGACACCGGCTCGAGGTCGTCGGGTCACAGCCGCTCCGCACGATCATCGAGAGGGGACTCCTGTGGGCGAGCCGATGAAGGTCGGGGTCGTCGGGGTCGGCGTCATCAGCCAGCAGTACTTCGAGCACTTCCCGGCGCTGCCCGGCCTCGAGCTGACCGCGGTCGCCGACATCGACGTCGACCGGGCACGGTCGGTGGGGGCCGCCCAGGGCGTGCGCGGCACGAGCGTCGACGAGCTCATCGCCGCGGACGACGTCGACGTCGTGCTCAACCTGACGATCCCGGCCGCGCACGCCGAGGTCGCGACGCGGGCGCTCGAGGCCGGCAAGCACGTGTACGGCGAGAAGCCGCTCGCGACGTCGACGGCCGAGGCGCAGCCCGTGCTCGACCTGGCGCGACGCTCCGGCCTGCGGGTCGGCAGCGCGCCGGACACCGTGCTCGGCACCGGGATCCAGACCGCCCGGCACGCGCTCGACAGCGGTGCGATCGGCACCCCGGTCGGGGCCGCGGTGTCGTGGTCGGCGCCCGGACACGAGCTGTGG
This genomic window contains:
- a CDS encoding acetylxylan esterase: MPRTDLPLDQLRTHRPSVRRPADFDAFWADTIAEARAAGAGTAPVTTPAATPVTALDVQDLTFPGFGGDPVRAWVSRPAGTADQDLPVVVEFLGYGGGRGLPGERVSWALAGFVHVVMDTRGQGSGWGSGGDTPDPHGSVPHVGGWMASGVDAPANHYYRRVFTDAVRLVEAVRTLPGVDADRVALTGGSQGGGITLAAAALVEAHVGPLVAVLPDVAFLCDWEHGTDVAVGGPYLELATYLSVHRDDADRVWDTVAYFDGVHFAERITAPALFSVALMDDVVPPRTTFAAYNALGSTDHEIAVYPYNGHEGGGFRHWERQVAFLRERL
- a CDS encoding FGGY family carbohydrate kinase, which produces MSQQLVAGVDSSTQSCKVTIRDAATGAVVREGRASHPDGTSVDPRHWWDALGAAIADAGGFDDVAAVAVAGQQHGMVALDAEGHVVRDALLWNDVRSADAAAQMVEELGREAWVARTGLVPVASFTGTKLRWLRDAEPEHAGRVAAVVLPHDWLSWRLRGYGPADESPLGPDLDALATDGSDASGTGYWDPVRREYDGELFEAALGRGLRVASGSVSAGSAGSAADAVVVPRVVAPDEAMGALASDVTLPGGAVARAGLLVGPGLGDNAGAALGLGLGPGDVAVSLGTSGTVFGVTDTEVTDPSGTVAGFADGTGSRLPIVTTLNAARVLEVVGGLLGVDHGELGELALQAPAGADGLVLVPYFVGERTPNRPDATASLLGMTPATTDRAHLARAAVEGMLCALADGLAAVEDTGVTVSRLLLIGGAARNEAVRAVAAQVFGRDVSVPEPGEYVAAGAARQAAWVLTGALPSWEVSATLVPADPRLEVLEQYRTHALR
- the xylA gene encoding xylose isomerase; the protein is MATTPTRDDKFSFGLWTIGYNGSDPFGGPTRPALDVVEAVEKLDELGAYGLTFHDDDLFAFGSTDAERQTQIDRLKGALDATGVIVPMVTTNLFSAPVFKDGGFTSNDRQVRRFALRKVLRNLDLAAELGAKTFVMWGGREGSEYDSAKDVQAALERYREAVNLLAQYVTDKGYDIRFAIEPKPNEPRGDILLPTLGHAIAFTETLERPELFGINPEVGHEQMAGLNFTAGIAQALYQGKLFHIDLNGQRGIKYDQDLVFGHGDLQNAFSLVDLLEHGSPQGGPAYDGPRHFDYKPSRTEDITGVWDSAKANMRMYLLLKERAQAFRADPEVQAALSAAKVDELSTPTLNSGESYDDFLADRSAYEEFDADAYFGGKGFGFVRLQQLAMEHLMGARN
- a CDS encoding Gfo/Idh/MocA family protein, with protein sequence MVGHGFMGAAHSQAWRTAPRFFDLGVEPEMAVVVGRDAERAEAARAKYGWQTASTDWRQVVADPEIDVVDVVSPGSSHVEVAIAALEAGKHVLCEKPLANTVEEAEAMTAAATAAAARGVRAMVGFSYRRVPAIALARQLVQDGRLGTVRQVRALYLQDWLADAEGPMTWRLDKALAGSGSLGDIGAHAIDLVEHVTGAQLSTVSGTLETFVHERPLMAEGVGLSGTASSERGQVTVDDAAFFLGRLVGGAADGAIGSFEATRYATGRKNGLTLEVSGSEGAIQFDLESMNELRLYESSAPAGEQGFRRILVTEPEHEYMAAWWPTGHLIGYEHTFSHQVADFVRAIVAGTDPSPSFADGLHVQRVLDAVERSAADGSSWTAIR
- a CDS encoding ThuA domain-containing protein, whose protein sequence is MSATETQQRRALVVRGGWDGHMPVETTDLFVPFLRDHGFDVRVSDSTAVYADESVMADVDLIVQVVTMSTIADDEFAGLQRAVLGGAGLAGWHGGIADAFRNTADYLHMVGGQFAHHAGKHPSERTGEQSDNYIPYTVHITEAGHEHPITQGIEDFDLVTEQYWVLSDEYNDVLATTTQEARDFDAWNRPVTAPAIWTRQWGQGRVFVSAPGHRLEVVGSQPLRTIIERGLLWASR